A section of the Humulus lupulus chromosome 2, drHumLupu1.1, whole genome shotgun sequence genome encodes:
- the LOC133814208 gene encoding probable inactive purple acid phosphatase 29, translating into MTWRCANMAWKTNCNELKKKTGISLNSTFQATYHRRILMHFGDGKSTPCLDVLPRQEKGCSDLNTSAFIHRMILAEKPNLIVFTGDNIFRFDATDAAKSLNAVFAPAIASNIPFSKCLFTPAITHSLFRKDCPSSSLLLCKLLQAEKL; encoded by the exons ATGACCTGGAGATGCGCCAACATGGCATGGAAGACAAACTGCAATGAGTTAAAGAAGAAAACTGGAATCTCTCTGAACTCAACCTTTCAAGCAACATATCACAGAAGAATCTTGATGCACTTTGGTGATGGAAAGTCCACTCCTTGTCTTGATGTGCTCCCAAGACAGGAGAAGGGTTGCTCTGATCTCAACACCTCCGCCTTCATCCACCGCATGATTCTTGCCGAGAAACCCAATCTCATCGTTTTCACTG GGGATAATATATTCAGATTTGATGCCACTGATGCTGCTAAGTCTCTAAATGCTGTGTTTGCCCCTGCAATAGCATCCAACATCCCATTCTCAAAGTGCCTCTTCACTCCAGCCATCACACATTCTCTATTCAGAAAAGATTGTCCATCTTCCTCATTGTTACTTTGTAAATTATTACAAGCAG AAAAATTGTGA